The genomic window ACCATTCCCATTATCTGAGATTTTAATTCGAGCAAGTTTCTTTGAATTGTTATTACATGAAGCCTCAAAGTTTTTGCATTCTATAACTATCCTGCCACTCCGGCCTACTGCCTGAATGGCATTTATCAATATATTTAAAAAGCATTGTTTTATAGTTCTCCGATCAACATAAACGATTGGAATAGAAGGGTCTATTTTTCTGTTTACAATTATTTTTTTTGCAATTACGTCGGATTTTACCAGATTCAAAATATCATCCAGCAATTCTATGATATTTGTAGGCTCCGGATTCAGTTTACTGGACTTGCTGAAATTCAAAAAATTTATCACCATTTTATTAAGGTTTCCAACTTCTTCTTGCAGGATATTCATTATCTCAGTTTTTGTTTTATCATCTTGCCAGCTTTCTTTTAACACCTGAAGTAGATTGGCAATACCGGCTAGAGGATTTCCAATCTCATGGATAATGCTTGCCGACATTTCTCCCAAAGTCCTTATCCTGTCTTCTCTTTTTAACTCCTCTTCCAGCATCTTTATACGGGAAAGGTCTTTAAAAAGAATTATAGTTCCCAAAATTTCGCCTTGTTCATTTATTACAGGCGATAGCGAAACATTTATAGGAATTTCATCATTATTTTTTGTTATCAATTTTGTTTCCACATCATCTATATTCTGATGGAGGTTATCTGTAAGGTTGATATCAAGTTTAGTAACCTCGCAAAATTTCAAAATGTGTGTATTAGTGAAATCGCTGCTTTTATACCCTGTAATTTTTTCTGCTTCCTTATTGAATACCGTTATATTTTTTTCTTTGTCAATTACAATGATCCCACTGGCCGCACTTTCTATAATGTTATTTAAGTATTGTTGAATATTATTTACCTTTATATAGGAATTTTGTAATTCGTTCACATAACTTTTTAGTCGAATGCTCATATCGTTAAAGGCTTTGCTCAATTCCCCGATTTCATCTTTACTGTTTACCGGTATGCTTTCTATATCGGATATGCCCTTCTCTATATTCCTGACATTAATTACCAGTCTTTCTATGGGATTTGTAATGCTCATTGCTAAAAAGACGCCCGAAATAATAGCTATAATTATTATAACATATATGGAGCTTTTCAGCTGTCTTTTTAGATTCAGGGTTTGAGCAAAAACATCTTTTTCATACTGTTCCACCATGACCATCCAATTCACTTTAGGAACAAAACTGATAGCCGCATAAACTGTATCTTTGCCTTCTTTGTAATATCCAATCCCTTCACTTTTATCTTTTATGATATCTACCAGCTTTTTCGAGGAAGACCCAAGATTCATCATAACTTCCGGTGACGGCATTAATTTTAAAATAAGCTTTTTGTCGGGATGGACGGCAATCACTCCATCCCTGTCAGTTACCCATATCCTTCCGTTGAATCTTCTCTGTATTTCTTCTACTATACTTCCAATTTTCTCAAGTGGTATGCCTGCGCCTATTAGACCCTGTACATTCCCAAATTTATCAAAAACTGGAGCTGCAATGATGAAATGTGGTTTCCCCAAAACACTGCTAATCAAAAGCCGGCTCACAAAGGGTTTGCCGTTTTTCATAACTTCATTAAAATAATCCCTGTCAAAATATGTCCTGTCCTTCACATGCTCGTTCGATGGTTTTGCGAACAGCATTCTAGCCTCAGAATTCATGTAAAATATTAAATCAAAATATGCAAAATTATCATATATCCTAAATATTTCATTTTTTATTTGCTCAAAGTTATCATTACTCTGCGACGAAATATTAGCTGCCGTTACTACGGTTTCTGTAGCATCGGATAAAAATTGATAGATACGTTCGGATATCATTTGAGAAATTAGCAAATTTTTATCCAGTACTTCTTTTTGCGTGTTTTTTGTCGCAATAATAAGAGAAAGAGCCCCGGTTACACAAACAGCAAGAATCGTTAAAATGACAATAAAAAATGGTATTTTTATTTTTAGGCTATAAGTAATTTTTTTCATTTTACTATCCTTCTGGCTTCCCATTTAATGTTTTTTATATTCTATATAAAACGAAAAACTCCTCTTAACTTTTCTAAACAAAAAGCCGCACTTTGTGTGCGGCTGAATTCTTTTGACTTTTTCAATTCCTTTTTCAATCCCTTTCTCAATTCCCTTCTCGATTCCTTCTTCTAATCCTCTCCTATACATTTCGGGGTCGATTATCATTTTTGCCATTTCATCCACCTCCTGCTCTATATTCTTTACCTCTTCACTAAAAAGCGGATCATGTTCCCAGACTTTGAAGGTCGGTACTATGTATTTTATAATTTGCTCTGTATATGGCATTTTTATCGAGAGTTTTAATTCGTCAGGAATCGATTCATTACGTTTTAGGAATATGACGGTTTGTGATGGGAATTCTACGGTTATTTCTTCACCTGCTTTAATTTTATTGTAGTCAAGGTTATCTATTGCGATTCTAAATCCGTAATCTATCATACGGATTACTATGGTCCTGTCGTTTAAGGTCTGAAATTCTATGTGGTATTTGGTTTGTTTTGCATTTATTTTTATGCTCAGTACCGTATCGGCAATGGCAGAGGTTTTATCTAACCTTATGTATTCTTGTTTCAGTTGTTCAATCCTAGTGTCTTCATAAAAAAGTTCTTTTTGAAAAGGGCGTTGAATCCTCTGATTGTAGTAATGGCGTCGGCCCTTTTCCCCAGTTTTATTCTCAACCGGTTAATACATTATTTTCGGTCTTTCCCCTGTCCAGCCTTCGAAAAAAAGCATTGATCCTGGCAATTAAAGCCGTGGGCTTAACGGGCTTTTTCACATAATCGTCGGCACCTATTTCAAACCCGTGGACTTCGTCGAAATCTTCGCTTCTCGCGGTCAGCATAATAATCGGCACCTGCGACACCTTCCTTATCTCCCTGCATACTGTCCAGCCGTCAAACTCGGGAAGCATGACGTCAAGGAGAATACAACCGGCGGCGCCGTACTGGCGGATAGCAGCACTACCGCCACTTCCGGCATTCAGAGGCCGGCGATGGGCGCGGCGGGCAAAATGATGCCCGGCAGGATGGGCGGCCTGATGAAAATGGGCATGTTCGGGCCTGCACAGGTCGGTGATAAGATCGATTTCAAAAACAACATGGAAGACATCACAAAAGCTCTTGTGGAGCAGGGTATCATCACACAGGAAATTGCAGATAAAATGACGGCCTATATGGAAGAAAAAGCTGCCGAAAGAAAAGCCGAAATGGAAAAGGTCAAAAGCATGACCGAAGAAGAACGCAAGGCCTATCTGGAAAGCAAGAAAGAATCAAAACCGGAAAAAGGTGCGACGGCTGATCCTCTGCAAAAACTTGTCGATAATGGGACGCTGACACAGGAACAGGCTGATGCGGTTTCAAAAGCATTGTTCCAGATCACATACAAGCCGGACTAACTACCCCCATCAGCTATTAAATGAGGGACCGGCACCTAATACCCTATTTCCTCCCCGACCACTATTACCGTAAAAGGAGTCATGCTGGGCCTGTGTTCGATGATGGTTATTACATTGCATATCTTGTCCTCGGAGAGACATCCGCTGCACTGGCCGGTGATCGTGCAGGGCGTCTTTCGGTTCAATCTGATGGCGTTCATAGGTGCTGCTACCTGTTTTGCCCTGAGCAGGGCCTGATCCAGATCATCAGTTATCTTGTTGGCGCCCACCACCAGGACCACGTGACCCGGCCCGAAAATCATCGATGCCACCCGATTGCCGGTACCATCTATATTGACCAGCTTCCCGTCCAGTGAAAGTGCGTTGGTGCTGGCAAAGAAAACATCACAGGTGAGCTGCTTCTTTCGGGTCGCATTTCTTTCTACCGGATCAGTCAACGGAGAATGATCGAAAATCACATGACCCCTCTCCTTCAATGCATCCACGATGCCCAATTCGTGGATGGTAACGGAACCGCCCACCCCTACGCTGGCATTTTCAGGCACCAAATCGATGGCTTTTTTTACAGCTTCTTCCCTGGTAGGCACATATATCGCATCAAAGCCGTTTTTTATCAGAGCTTTAACCGCTTTCTGGCACCGTTGCTCGTAAAATTTGGATTTTACGTCCATAAATATCCTCCCCGTATAAAGACATTAAAATATTTTACAAAGCTTAAGGACCGGTTCACATCCAATTTCTTGTTAACCTATTCGACACCGAATTACTTTTTCCTGCTTACATTATATACATCTTGCCGATTCCTTATTGGGAAACTATGATGGGAATCCGCATATTATAAAAAATTAAGGAAGATTTACAAACTTTACCCACCTTGGTCCCTTTAACTCCTGGAAATTGTTCACCTCTGCAGGCTTTCTCCGTAAAAGAAAAAGCCCCCGGTTGTGACCGGGGAACGGGAATTGTCAAACAAGGCTGTTATCAGACTCCAGAGGAAAAATCAGACAAAGAATGGTTGCTACAACAAAGATTGTTGACCTGATACCAGTCAACAACCTTTGTTGTCGTGTAATGCCTGGCTTGGTTTTTAAAGTTAGCTATCTTCTTGCTCAGGATCAATTTCAATAGAACAAATACGGTTTGCGGGAATTATGATTTTCTTCATGGTCTCTCTATCAGCGATCTTACCACCACTGATAACTTTCAAGAAGAGGCAGTCGCCCGGCTCAGGAAGAAGAACTGCAAAATTAAAGATGAAAAATAATTTGGCCCCGTTTATGACTTTTTTGCAACAATCTCCACATTCGAACTCAATACCGATTTTTTTGTCTCCGTTGAGTTGCATTTTGTTAAGGGCAGACTCCAGTCCTTCCAATGATGGGTCTTTTTGTTCGGGTAGCCCCTCTTTAAGTTTATCAAAAAATGTGTTCAGGTCAGTATGTTCAGTCATTGAAATCGCTCCTTTCTTTATCTTTTGATAAAATAATATGATTTATAACAGAAATTGTTGCATGATAGACCAGCTATTTTAGTAGAGTTTGTTAATGAAAGGATAAGAAAAAGTTTCATAATGACGACAAAAAGATATAGCTTCAGTCCATACAGCGTACATTAAAAAAGTGCCATACACCTTTCACCAGTGCCTGGCACCTTTCACCGGGGGATTTTTTTGCTAACAACAATATTAGTGCCGAACGGTTGGCCTGAACATATCCAGGACGCCGAGAACTACATGCGCCAGGCCAAAGCCAGTTATACCGGCGCCGATTGTTCCACCTGTCATATACCCTACGGCAGTAACAACTGCACCGACACCAGTCACTACCCAACTTGTAGTTTTTCCGTTCATGAAAATCGCCTCCTGGATAATATTATTCCCATGATAAGAAAGTTTTATGAATAAAGAGGCCCCCGGTTTAAGGTCGGGGGTTGTAATTAGCTTCTTGTCGCTTCAACAAACCCTGTAATTTTGTGATCATGCCCTTCATTAAAGCTCGTTCTAAAAGAAAAATAATGGGTATGATATCCATTCTGCAATGGTATTGATAGGCCTGTATCAGCTTTTAAAAAGTGAAAGTGACCATCATTAAAAGTTGTTTTTCCGGCTATTTCGTGATAATGTTGTTTTTCAAAATATATCTTTGCAGGAATAGGGGTGCCGGTAACACCTAAATGCATATGACTGTGGCCAGCATCAAAGGTCGTAACCCCTATATGTGAATGAACATGTTCTCTTGTTTTATCATTTAACTGGTCAACGCAATCAGACAATTCTCTCACCCCTTTTATTTTTCAATGACTAATACTTAACCAGCTACCATACTGGTCATCATCCCTCCAGGAAAAGACTCCTCATTAACTATATGATTGTAATCCCTATCATACAAAATGTATTCCCCTCTAGCAGTTGGAATTATTATTACATCGGCGGTTTGACCGGGGGCTAAAGTTATCCCGTTCTTTTCATAGGATAAATCCGAATCCGCTGACACCAGCGGATAACTGTCTTCTGCTATTATCCTTCCTGTTAACCCACCGAAATAGAAAGTATGTGCCTCATATCCTGCATTTGCTATTCTTAAAAGGACCCTGTCATTTACTCTGCAGTTTATTCTGGAACCATATGGTTGACTGGAATTGTTGTCGCTATCTATTGTATGAGGATAAACTCTACCATTTAATATCCAATTATTTGGTTTAAAATCCAGCATATTATAATTTTTTTCAGGCACAACATTCTCATGCATTGTGGTGTCTATTTCACCCATAACCAATACCTTTTCCACATCATAATTCGAGTTGGTTCCCGCACCATAAGCGGTTTTATAGTTACTATGACCTGGCATGTTATATCCTACCGGTTTTATAACGATAATGCCGTAAACACCCATTTGTATCTGTTTTTCACTCTTTACTCCACTTTCATAAAGATATATACCGGGCTTTTTAGCC from Biomaibacter acetigenes includes these protein-coding regions:
- a CDS encoding PAS domain-containing sensor histidine kinase, yielding MKKITYSLKIKIPFFIVILTILAVCVTGALSLIIATKNTQKEVLDKNLLISQMISERIYQFLSDATETVVTAANISSQSNDNFEQIKNEIFRIYDNFAYFDLIFYMNSEARMLFAKPSNEHVKDRTYFDRDYFNEVMKNGKPFVSRLLISSVLGKPHFIIAAPVFDKFGNVQGLIGAGIPLEKIGSIVEEIQRRFNGRIWVTDRDGVIAVHPDKKLILKLMPSPEVMMNLGSSSKKLVDIIKDKSEGIGYYKEGKDTVYAAISFVPKVNWMVMVEQYEKDVFAQTLNLKRQLKSSIYVIIIIAIISGVFLAMSITNPIERLVINVRNIEKGISDIESIPVNSKDEIGELSKAFNDMSIRLKSYVNELQNSYIKVNNIQQYLNNIIESAASGIIVIDKEKNITVFNKEAEKITGYKSSDFTNTHILKFCEVTKLDINLTDNLHQNIDDVETKLITKNNDEIPINVSLSPVINEQGEILGTIILFKDLSRIKMLEEELKREDRIRTLGEMSASIIHEIGNPLAGIANLLQVLKESWQDDKTKTEIMNILQEEVGNLNKMVINFLNFSKSSKLNPEPTNIIELLDDILNLVKSDVIAKKIIVNRKIDPSIPIVYVDRRTIKQCFLNILINAIQAVGRSGRIVIECKNFEASCNNNSKKLARIKISDNGNGIPPENIEKIFSPFFTTKKGGTGLGLAITYKLVKENGGKIAVKSEVGKGTEFEVLLPAVPCGVSEAGEKT
- a CDS encoding YmaF family protein yields the protein MSDCVDQLNDKTREHVHSHIGVTTFDAGHSHMHLGVTGTPIPAKIYFEKQHYHEIAGKTTFNDGHFHFLKADTGLSIPLQNGYHTHYFSFRTSFNEGHDHKITGFVEATRS
- a CDS encoding ferroxidase, with protein sequence MATLFFSLWVKRGTVTLNNQNIPFWGLATLATGPRLPGPTIKAKVNDNIRIRLSNSFLNIKQIGEPVGLMFPGIEGVMVEEWPAGNSRPVQPQYINGELVAFTDYVDRGSIFLPKGLIYKFQAKKPGIYLYESGVKSEKQIQMGVYGIIVIKPVGYNMPGHSNYKTAYGAGTNSNYDVEKVLVMGEIDTTMHENVVPEKNYNMLDFKPNNWILNGRVYPHTIDSDNNSSQPYGSRINCRVNDRVLLRIANAGYEAHTFYFGGLTGRIIAEDSYPLVSADSDLSYEKNGITLAPGQTADVIIIPTARGEYILYDRDYNHIVNEESFPGGMMTSMVAG
- a CDS encoding lactate utilization protein translates to MDVKSKFYEQRCQKAVKALIKNGFDAIYVPTREEAVKKAIDLVPENASVGVGGSVTIHELGIVDALKERGHVIFDHSPLTDPVERNATRKKQLTCDVFFASTNALSLDGKLVNIDGTGNRVASMIFGPGHVVLVVGANKITDDLDQALLRAKQVAAPMNAIRLNRKTPCTITGQCSGCLSEDKICNVITIIEHRPSMTPFTVIVVGEEIGY